In the genome of Hyphomicrobium sp. ghe19, the window GCCCCGAAACTCCGGCGAAACATGCTTGTGACCATGAATGACGTGCATGTCTGGCGCGGCTTCGCCGGTCTCCGAGATCTGCGAACGTACCTTCGATTATCGCGGCCGGCGGGGAACCATCAGCACCGCCTCGCCCGTCAAAACCGGTTTGCCGGCGACAGTGCAGAGGCACTCGAACCGGGCCCGCTTCTTGTCGGGTATCAGCTCGACGAGCTTGACGAGGGTTTCGACGCGATCGTCGATCTTGACCGGGCCTTTGAAGAACAGCGACTGGGAAACGTAAATAGCGCCGGGGCCGGGAAGTTTCATTCCGAAGATGGCCGAGATGTAGCCAGCGGAAAGAATGCCGTGAGCGATACGCTCCTTGAAGATCGTCTTGGCGGCGTATTCGGCGTCGAGATGTACGGGGTTGTAGTCACCCGACAGGGCCGCGTAGGCGACGATATCCGCCTCGCCCACGATCCTCGACATCGAGGCTTCCTGCCCGACTTCTAGATCCTCGAAATACTTTGTCCGGCCGGCGGTTGCGAGCATTAAGCGTCCCTGCACGTTATGGCCCGATCGACGAACGGGCTTTTTTCGGGGACATTAACCCGTCATAAACACGGGCCGCAACCGCGGCGCTGCCGATCTGGCTGCGGCCTTGTTGCAGTTGCCTTGGCTTTGAGCCTTGCGTGACGCCCTGCCGAAGCGTTATACAGGCGTATTCCCTTTATTTACCGTTTTACTGGCTTTCGCTGACCCCCGGCGAAAGACCGAAAGAGGACACCCATGAGCGACCGCCGCCCCCTGATGCCGAAAGCCACCGCCGTTTGGCTGGTGGAAAACACGGCGCTCTCGTTTGACCAGATCGCTGAGTTCTGCGGTCTCCATCCGCTCGAGGTCAAGGGTATCGCCGATGGCGAGGTGGCACAGGGCATCAAAGGCATGGACCCCGTCACGAACGGGCAGCTGACGCGCGAAGAGATTGCGCGGGCCGAAAAGGACGGGAAATACAAACTGCACCTCGCGGAAAGCAAGGTGCAGCTGCCGCCGCTTCCGCAGACGCGCAAGGGTCCTCGTTACACGCCCGTGTCTCGCCGTCACGACCGGCCGAACGCGGTGCTGTGGATTCTTCGCAACCATCCGGAACTCAAGGACAGCCAGATCATGCGCCTCGTCGGCACGACCAAGCCGACGATCGCTCAGATCCGCGACCGGACGCACTGGAACTCTGCCCAGCTGACGCCGCAGGACCCGGTGACGCTCGGCCTCTGCTCGCAGGTCGACCTCGATGCCGAAGTGAAAAAGGCTGCGCGCCGCACGGGCGGCGACCGCAAGGAGGCAGGCGACGAGGAGAAGGCCGGAACGCTTCTCCCGACGTCGGAGACCACCGCTTCGCCCGCGCGCGCCGAGATCCTGGCGCCGAAGGGCCCGGAAGAGGCTGCCGAGGAAACACCGGAGCAAGAGCAGGCGCGTGTTCTCGCGAAGCTCAAGGGCATGACGCCCAAGGAAGCAGAACCAGAGGACGAATAAACTCTGGTGGACGGCGGCCGGCGTCTGCCGGCCGATGCCTCCCTCATCCCGTTTGGGGGCTATGCGGGCCTTTCGTTCTAATTTTTTGGTCGCCGGCGTTTGCCGAGATGACTCGCTTGAAACTTGACAGCCGAAGGCGTTCCCGGTCTCAAATCCGGCATTGTCGGCCGTTTCCGGTTTCGCTAGCGTCGCCGCAATCAAAAAATGCTTTCGGCCGTTGAGAGCTTGGAGCTAGGTAGGAACCCGGGGCACCGATCGTGACGAACCCATTTGAGCAGCATCTCGATAAGAACGCAGCGAACTTCCAGCCGCTGACACCCCTGTCATTCCTTTCCCGTTCGGCGCTTGCCGCTCCGAACCACACGGCCATCATTCACGGCGACGCGCGTCTCACGTACGCCGAATTCTACGCCCGCTGCCGTCAGCTCGCCTCGGCTCTCGCCCAGCTCTCCATCGGAACCGGCGATACCGTATCCGTGATGTTGGCGAATACGCCGCCGATGCTGGAAGCCCATTACGGTGTCCCGATGACGGGCGCGGTTCTTCACACGATCAACACGCGGCTCGACCCGGCGATCATCGCGTTCCAGCTCGATCACGCCGGAACGAAGGTGCTGATTACCGACCGCGAGTTCTCGTCCGTCGTGAAGGCTGCTCTCGAGCTCGCGACCGTGAAGCCGATCGTCATCGACTACAACGATCCGGAATTTCCGCAGACGGGCGAAGCGCTCTCGACGGAGGACTACGAAGCGTTCGTCTCCAAGGGCGATCCGAATTTCGAATGGCGTTGGCCGGCCGACGAGTGGGAAGCGATCTCGCTCAATTACACGTCCGGCACGACGGGCAACCCGAAAGGCGTTGTCTATCATCACCGCGGCGCGGCGCTGATGTGCTACGCGAACGTCATTTCGACCGGCATGACACGTTTTCCCGTGTACCTCTGGACGCTGCCGATGTTCCATTGCAACGGCTGGTGTTTCCCATGGGCCGTGACGATGCTTCAAGGCACGCACGTTTGCCTCCGATGGGTGCGCGCCAAGGCGATGTACGATTCCATCGTTACGCATAACGTTACGCACCTGTCCGGCGCGCCGATCGTCATGTCGACGCTTCTCAACGCGACGGACGACGAGAGGCAGAAGATCGGGCATGTCGTTGCATTCAACCATGCCGCGGCGCCGCCGCCCGCGTCGGTCATGGCCGCGATGGCGGATGCCGGTTTTGAGCTGACGCATCTTTACGGACTGACCGAGACGTACGGCCCGGCGACGATCAACGAGTGGGACGAGTCGTGGAACGACCTGCCTCCGCTCGAACGTGGCGCCAAGCGTATCCGCCAGGGCATTCGCTACGTCGCGCTCGAAGACCTCACCGTACTCGACGCCGAGACGATGAAGAAAGTTCCGGCCGACGGCGAGACGCTGGGCGAGGTCATGTTCCGCGGCAACATCGTGATGAAGGGCTATCTCAAGAACCCGAAAGCGACGGACGAAGCGTTCGCGGGTGGATGGTTCCATTCCGGCGACATCGGCGTCTTGCATCCCGACGGCTACATTCAGCTGAAGGACCGCTCGAAAGACATCATCATCTCGGGTGGCGAGAACATCTCTTCGATCGAAGTCGAGGAGGTGCTCTACAAGCATCCCGCCGTCGCATTCTGCGCGGTCGTTGCGAAGCCCGACGACAAGTGGGGCGAGACGCCGTGCGCCTTCATCGAGCTTCGGCCGGGCGCGACGGCGACGGCCGACGAGATCATCGAATGGTGCAGATCAGGTCTCGCGCGCTACAAGGTTCCCCGTCATATCGTCTTCTCTGAAGTTCCGAAAACGTCGACCGGCAAGATCCAGAAATTCAAACTGCGCGAGTTGGCAAAAGAGGCGTGAGCTTTGCGGCTTCACCGCCGCCGAGCGCCAGCCATTTTGTTTTCCGGCCAGAGGATCGGCACCAGTAATTTCTTCGCCAAGACGTTGGCTCCGCTGACGGACAAATGGTTATCGTCGAAATAGAGCACGGCGTCCTCGAGGTAAGCGCTGCAGAGCCCGTCGTTACAAAGTGCGGGCGCGACCGGCACATAGGTCGCGTTTACCTCCGAGGCGATGCTCCGCAAGTTCGCGTCGACGCCGGGGAAGCGCTCGTCCGGCGAAAATCTGAAATCTGCCGGATCATTGCCCCGGTTGGTCCATCGGGCGACCGTCGCCGGGGCCGGCATGTGATTGGGAAGATTCGGAATTGGACCCAACACGATCAGCCGATGCCCGGCGGCGCTCAACGCCGTAAGTGAGTTCCGCAGCCCCTCCCAGTATCGCCCGGGGCCCTCATTCGTCCACGCATGGGAATTCGCGGCGATGATGATCGTCGCCGGTGCGATCGCGACGAGTTTCGCGAGCATGTTCTCATTATAGCGCGCGCACGCAACGCGCCTTGGATAGGCGAAATGGGCTGCTGGCGGGCATCCCGAAGCGGTGATCTCGCGAATGCTTTCCCTGCGCGCTTTCGCGAGCAATCCGAGTACCGCGCTGAATTCGGCGCCGTGGCTGTCGGCATAAACGATGATCTTCGGCGGAACGGCCTCTCCCAAAACGCATGAATTTTCGTACTTGCCCTTCGCGGTTCCATCGAAATGGCATTTGGCGCGCCACGGACTGGAGTCGCTTTCCGCTGCGGCTAGATCGAGAACCTGCTGGGAAAAGCGATCCGGGAAGCCTTGCCATGAAATGAGGATGAGCGAGACAGCGACGAGGCTTCCGAGGCCAACGCCACCGCTCCAAAGGATGGCCGGCCGCGTGAAGCCACCCGCACCTCGCCGTCTGAACGGCTGCTCGATGAAGCGCCACGTGAGCGCGGCCAACGCGATCGACGTTCCGGCAACGGCGAGTTTCTGAAGTTCGGTCAGCGCCTCGACGTTCAGCAGGTTCGCGAACACGATCAGCGGCCAATGCCAGAGATAGAGGCTGTAGGAAATCAGCCCGAGCGCGACGAGCGGCCCCGCCGCAAGCAGCCGCGCGGACGTGTTCTCTCCCTGCCCTGCCCAAATGACGGCGGCCGCTCCCAGGCACGGGAGAAGCGCGGCCAATCCCGGAAAAGGTGTTTTCGACGTGTAGCCGAAAACGGCAATCGCGATGGCGAGCAACCCCAGCGCACCGGCCGCGTCGCGCAGCAGCCGGGATGCGGGCTTCGGAACGAACCCGAGCGCGAGGATGCTTCCTGCCAGCAGTTCCCACGCGCGTGTCGGGAGCAGGAAGAACGTGCTTTGAGGATGATCGGCGAGACGAACCATGCTCAAAAACAACGAGCCCGCAAACAACAGCCAGATGATTGTGCGGATGCGGCCTCTCCACCATTTGAAGGCGGCCATCAAAAGCAGCGGGAAGACAATATAGAACTGCTCTTCGACGCCGAGGCTCCATGTGTGGAACAAGGGCTGTGTTTCGGCTGCGGAATCGAAATATCCGGAATGACGAAGGCACCAGAAATTGCTGACTGACAGCGCCGTCGCGATCAGGCTCGACGCGAACTCTTTCAATTCATCGGGCAGGAGAAACGCGAGCGCCAAAACGGTCGTCGCGGCGCAAACGAAAACGAGCGCCGGGACGATCCTGCGAATGCGGCGATCGTAGAAGCTCGCGATGCTGAACGTGCCTGCCTCCAACTCGGAAGCAATAATGGACGTGATCAGAAATCCGGACAGCACGAAGAAAACGTCGACGCCGACGAAGCCGCCCGAGGCGAACGGAACGCCGAGGTGATAGGCGACGACCGCTGTGACTGCGATTCCCCTAAGGCCGTCCAGATCGCGGCGATAGGTGAGAGCCCGGCGAGGGACGACCTCAGACAAGCGCGTTCACGACGCGCGTCGCACGAGACGACATTTGTGGAATTTCCCCTGAATGTGAACCCCGCACGAGACTATGCCCCAACCCCGAGGGTATTCAACCCGAGTGCGGACAACAATTGTTAATTAGGGGGAATATCGTCGGCAATTGGATGGGATTCAGAATTCGACTTCGAGCTCGACGATCTCGTCCGGCTCGATGAGGGCGCCTTGCGTCCACTCCTGCATCAGCGTCCAATGGAAGATGGTTTCGCAATATGCCGAAAGGGCCGGCTCGAGAGGCACAGCGTACGTGCGAAAGCGGGTGCAGACCGGGGCGTACATCGCGTCGGCGACCGTCGGCTTTGGTCCGAAGAGATATGGGCCGCCGTACTTCTCAAGGCACTCCGTCCATATGGTTTTGATGCGCTCGACATCCGGACGCGCGCCCGAAAAAATCTTGAAGGAGGCGTGGCGCGCCTTGAGATTCATCGGCAGGGCGGAACGGAGGTTATAGAAGCCGGAGTGCATTTCGCCCGACACGGCGCGGCAATGGGCGCGGGCTGCCTGATCGGCGGGAAGCAGTCCCGCTTTCGGTGCGATCTCCGCCATGTATTCGGCGATGGCGAGCGTGTCCCATACGGTCACGTTGCCGTGCGTGAGCCGTGGCACGCTGCGAACCGACGGTGAAAGCAGCAACAGCTCCTGCCGGGCTTCGGCATCGTCCGTCGCAACCGACTCCTCATCGAAGTCGAGCCCAGCCATGCGGCATAGCAACCAGCCCCGCAGAGACCAGGACGAATAATTCTTCGACGAGATCGTCAACGTGGCGTTCGACATCGACGAAGGCACTCCCTTTTTCCGTGCTTAGCCTGCGGCCACAATCCTCTCGCAGTGCAGCGGAATATGCACTAAGTTTTTCAGTCGCATCGGTTTTTCAGGCCGGCGCGAGAGGGAAATCGCACGCGATGCTGTACCAAGCCTACCAGTTTCAGGATGACCTTTGGGCGCCTTTCCGGGAGGCCGCCCGGTACTCGATGGCTGCGATGGGGCATCGGTTTTCGCCCAACTTCGATATCTTAAAGGGGCATTTCGCGGCTGGATTCGAGATGGTTTCGCGGTTCCAGCTGACCCATTCGCGCCCGGACTTCGGCATTTCAACAGTTCGCGTCGGCAACCGCGACGTTCCGGTCGTCGAGGATGTGGCGCTGGACCTGCCGTTCGGTAACCTTTTGCATTTCCGGAAAGACGTCGACACCGCGCAGCCCAAAGTCCTCGTCGTCGCACCGCTCTCGGGTCATTTCGCGACGCTGCTCGCCAAGACCTGCGAGACACTGCTCCGCGATCACGACGTTTACATTACCGACTGGGCCAACGCCCGCGACGTCCCTCTCGAAGCCGGCCGGTTCGGCGTCGACGAGTATGTCGATTACATCATCCGCTTCGTTGAAGAGATCGGTCCGGGTGCGCATCTCCTCGCCGTCTGTCAGCCGTGCGTGCAGGCGCTCGTCGCCGTCTCGATCATGTCGGAAGACAAGCATCCGGCGACGCCGCGCTCGATGACGCTGATGGCCGGCCCCATCGACACGCGCGAAAGCCCGACCGCCGTCAACAAGCTGGCGATGGAGAAATCGATCTCCTGGTTCAAGGCGCACGTCACCGCGCGCGTTCCGAGCCGCTACAAGGGCGCGGGGCGGCGGGTCTATCCGGGCTTCGTTCAGCTGTTCAGCTTTCTAGCGATGAACATCGATCGTCACCGCGCGCAGCATCAGAAGCTTTACGATCACCTGGCCAACGGCGAGTTCGCCGAAGCCGAGAAGATCAAGACGTTCTATGACGAATATTTCGCCGTCCTGGATCTCACCGAGGAATTCTACCTCGAGACGATCGACCGGATTTTTCAGCGTGCGGATCTGGCGAAGGGGAATTTCACCTACCACGGCCGGAAAGTCGATCCCGCCAAGATCCACAAGACGGCGTTGCTGACGGTCGAAGGCGGGCGGGACGATATTTGCGCGCTCGGGCAAACGGCTGCGGCGCACGAGCTCTGTCAATCGCTGCGGCCGCATCTGAAGCGGCACCACCTGCAGGCCAACGTCGGGCACTACGGCACGTTCAACGGCCGGCGGTGGGAGACCGAAATCTATCCCGCGGTGCGAAACTTCGTTTTATCCATGGAATAGCGGCTCGGCGCCGACAGGCCGGCGCGGCTAGCGTGGCTCCGCCCTTCTATTTCACCCAGACCTTGTGCTGGCAATCAAGCCACTGAGCGATGACCGAGCGGTCGTGGAATTGTATCGCTCCGCAGTTCTGACAGACGATCATCAGCACATTGACCGGCGCCGTGCTTGAAGACGACTTGCGCTCGCAGGTCAGCATATGGATGTCGACGTCGCAATTTGAGCGGAAGCGCCCACAGACAGGGCACGACGTGATGTGTTTTCCGAAAAGAAAACGGTCAACTTCCGCTTTCGTCAGATCGCGGGTCGGCGTTTCCGTTTCACGAGTGGCGGTTGCAGCGTCTGTCATTGCAGTCACCATGTTGAAAGACCTCGCACACAAGAATCGTATGATGAGTGGCCGCCTCATACAAGAAGAGTTCGAAGCAACGTCGCAATAATTGACGACCGTTTTTCAAGCACGTTTCTTGTGCGGCGCAGTATTCGCGTTGCAATAATGTCGTTCCACGGAATGATTTGCCGACTGACGACATTTCTGGCCGGCTACATCTCCCCGCATCGCGACCGAATGGGCCGGAACGGCACACCTCTCAATACGTTGATCACCCAATCGCGGGGCAGTCGCGATCAGTCATCAACGTAGGAGAGACACGACAATGCTGAAGTATTCGATTGCTGCCCTCGCACTTGTTGCGGGGTCGACGTTCGCCTTGGCAGATCCAAACAACGGCGCAGGTCCGTCATCGCCTGGTGCCGGCGGTGGCGCGGCAATGGAGCGTTCCGGCGGATCGTCGATGCCCGGTGGCGCGATGAAAGAAAGCGGCGGATCGTCGAAGGAACTCGGCGGCCAGATGAAGGAAGACCGTAGCTCGCGAGATCTCGGTCCTGGTTCGGCGAAAAAGAATTCTGCCTCCGATGAGGGCGCTCGCGACCGCGCGAAATCCCATCATCAGCAGGCGTCCGACCGCGACTTGCAAGGCAAGGACCGGCAGGCAAAGGATGAGGATCGCAACGCGAAGAGCAAAGCGAGCGACCGGGCGGACCGGGACGATCGCGGCGACAAGTACAATGATAAATCAAAGAACGACAGGTCTTCCACAGGCAAGAGCGAGGGTACAGAAGGCAAGGGCGGAGCGAAGGGCTCCCTCACCAACGTCAGCCCCGAACAGAAAACGCGCGTCAGGTCTGCTTTCGCGAGCCACCGGGTCGCCCCTGCGCATAACCTCGGCGTCTCCGTCAACGTCGGCGTCGTGATACCGCGCTCGGTGCACGTCTATGCGGTGCCCGCCGACATTGTGACGATCGTCCCGGAATATCGTGAGTATCGGTATTTCATGATCGACGAGGATCACGTCGCGATCGTCGATCCGGATACGCTTGAAGTCGTCGACATCATCGTCGTCGCTTGATTTTTAAGCAGCAGGAAAAATGTTGAAACCGCCGGGGTGACCCCTCGGCGGTTTTTTTTCGTGTTGCAAACCGTTAAGGATCAG includes:
- a CDS encoding DUF1236 domain-containing protein, whose protein sequence is MLKYSIAALALVAGSTFALADPNNGAGPSSPGAGGGAAMERSGGSSMPGGAMKESGGSSKELGGQMKEDRSSRDLGPGSAKKNSASDEGARDRAKSHHQQASDRDLQGKDRQAKDEDRNAKSKASDRADRDDRGDKYNDKSKNDRSSTGKSEGTEGKGGAKGSLTNVSPEQKTRVRSAFASHRVAPAHNLGVSVNVGVVIPRSVHVYAVPADIVTIVPEYREYRYFMIDEDHVAIVDPDTLEVVDIIVVA
- a CDS encoding glutathione S-transferase family protein — protein: MSNATLTISSKNYSSWSLRGWLLCRMAGLDFDEESVATDDAEARQELLLLSPSVRSVPRLTHGNVTVWDTLAIAEYMAEIAPKAGLLPADQAARAHCRAVSGEMHSGFYNLRSALPMNLKARHASFKIFSGARPDVERIKTIWTECLEKYGGPYLFGPKPTVADAMYAPVCTRFRTYAVPLEPALSAYCETIFHWTLMQEWTQGALIEPDEIVELEVEF
- the phaZ gene encoding polyhydroxyalkanoate depolymerase, which translates into the protein MLYQAYQFQDDLWAPFREAARYSMAAMGHRFSPNFDILKGHFAAGFEMVSRFQLTHSRPDFGISTVRVGNRDVPVVEDVALDLPFGNLLHFRKDVDTAQPKVLVVAPLSGHFATLLAKTCETLLRDHDVYITDWANARDVPLEAGRFGVDEYVDYIIRFVEEIGPGAHLLAVCQPCVQALVAVSIMSEDKHPATPRSMTLMAGPIDTRESPTAVNKLAMEKSISWFKAHVTARVPSRYKGAGRRVYPGFVQLFSFLAMNIDRHRAQHQKLYDHLANGEFAEAEKIKTFYDEYFAVLDLTEEFYLETIDRIFQRADLAKGNFTYHGRKVDPAKIHKTALLTVEGGRDDICALGQTAAAHELCQSLRPHLKRHHLQANVGHYGTFNGRRWETEIYPAVRNFVLSME
- a CDS encoding MaoC family dehydratase, with amino-acid sequence MLATAGRTKYFEDLEVGQEASMSRIVGEADIVAYAALSGDYNPVHLDAEYAAKTIFKERIAHGILSAGYISAIFGMKLPGPGAIYVSQSLFFKGPVKIDDRVETLVKLVELIPDKKRARFECLCTVAGKPVLTGEAVLMVPRRPR
- a CDS encoding acyltransferase family protein yields the protein MSEVVPRRALTYRRDLDGLRGIAVTAVVAYHLGVPFASGGFVGVDVFFVLSGFLITSIIASELEAGTFSIASFYDRRIRRIVPALVFVCAATTVLALAFLLPDELKEFASSLIATALSVSNFWCLRHSGYFDSAAETQPLFHTWSLGVEEQFYIVFPLLLMAAFKWWRGRIRTIIWLLFAGSLFLSMVRLADHPQSTFFLLPTRAWELLAGSILALGFVPKPASRLLRDAAGALGLLAIAIAVFGYTSKTPFPGLAALLPCLGAAAVIWAGQGENTSARLLAAGPLVALGLISYSLYLWHWPLIVFANLLNVEALTELQKLAVAGTSIALAALTWRFIEQPFRRRGAGGFTRPAILWSGGVGLGSLVAVSLILISWQGFPDRFSQQVLDLAAAESDSSPWRAKCHFDGTAKGKYENSCVLGEAVPPKIIVYADSHGAEFSAVLGLLAKARRESIREITASGCPPAAHFAYPRRVACARYNENMLAKLVAIAPATIIIAANSHAWTNEGPGRYWEGLRNSLTALSAAGHRLIVLGPIPNLPNHMPAPATVARWTNRGNDPADFRFSPDERFPGVDANLRSIASEVNATYVPVAPALCNDGLCSAYLEDAVLYFDDNHLSVSGANVLAKKLLVPILWPENKMAGARRR
- a CDS encoding acyl-CoA synthetase codes for the protein MTNPFEQHLDKNAANFQPLTPLSFLSRSALAAPNHTAIIHGDARLTYAEFYARCRQLASALAQLSIGTGDTVSVMLANTPPMLEAHYGVPMTGAVLHTINTRLDPAIIAFQLDHAGTKVLITDREFSSVVKAALELATVKPIVIDYNDPEFPQTGEALSTEDYEAFVSKGDPNFEWRWPADEWEAISLNYTSGTTGNPKGVVYHHRGAALMCYANVISTGMTRFPVYLWTLPMFHCNGWCFPWAVTMLQGTHVCLRWVRAKAMYDSIVTHNVTHLSGAPIVMSTLLNATDDERQKIGHVVAFNHAAAPPPASVMAAMADAGFELTHLYGLTETYGPATINEWDESWNDLPPLERGAKRIRQGIRYVALEDLTVLDAETMKKVPADGETLGEVMFRGNIVMKGYLKNPKATDEAFAGGWFHSGDIGVLHPDGYIQLKDRSKDIIISGGENISSIEVEEVLYKHPAVAFCAVVAKPDDKWGETPCAFIELRPGATATADEIIEWCRSGLARYKVPRHIVFSEVPKTSTGKIQKFKLRELAKEA
- a CDS encoding DUF1013 domain-containing protein is translated as MSDRRPLMPKATAVWLVENTALSFDQIAEFCGLHPLEVKGIADGEVAQGIKGMDPVTNGQLTREEIARAEKDGKYKLHLAESKVQLPPLPQTRKGPRYTPVSRRHDRPNAVLWILRNHPELKDSQIMRLVGTTKPTIAQIRDRTHWNSAQLTPQDPVTLGLCSQVDLDAEVKKAARRTGGDRKEAGDEEKAGTLLPTSETTASPARAEILAPKGPEEAAEETPEQEQARVLAKLKGMTPKEAEPEDE